In Streptomyces sp. DG2A-72, one genomic interval encodes:
- a CDS encoding MarR family winged helix-turn-helix transcriptional regulator, whose product MSRQELLSRSALGVFRLNGQFLAVAEELARPAGLTAAWWQVLGAVLREPLPVSGIAREMGITRQSVQRIADLLVERGLAEYRPNPAHRRAKLLAPTEEGLAAVRRIDPGHAVFADRLAEAFGEDELMDAVRTLERLSKVLEQVGLPVTEP is encoded by the coding sequence TCGGCGTCTTCCGGCTGAACGGTCAATTCCTCGCCGTGGCCGAGGAGCTGGCGCGGCCGGCTGGGCTCACCGCCGCCTGGTGGCAGGTGCTCGGCGCGGTGCTGCGGGAGCCGTTGCCGGTGTCCGGGATCGCGCGGGAGATGGGCATCACGCGGCAGAGCGTGCAGCGGATCGCCGATCTGCTGGTGGAGCGAGGGCTCGCCGAGTACCGGCCCAACCCCGCCCACCGCCGCGCCAAGCTCCTCGCGCCGACCGAGGAGGGGCTCGCGGCGGTCCGCCGGATCGACCCCGGGCACGCCGTCTTCGCCGACCGGCTCGCGGAGGCCTTCGGGGAAGACGAACTCATGGACGCCGTACGAACCCTGGAACGGCTGTCGAAGGTCCTGGAGCAAGTGGGCCTCCCTGTTACGGAACCTTGA